In Cataglyphis hispanica isolate Lineage 1 chromosome 22, ULB_Chis1_1.0, whole genome shotgun sequence, a single window of DNA contains:
- the LOC126857652 gene encoding UPF0449 protein C19orf25-like translates to MFSNKKNSLPPRPHLPNHEQMLEDLENAVVDDIAFKIINDLHIKESYGLTSINNSDDIYKKVKTYLNTKQQLRQLECTLKREGQQMQTDNEEIKRLADDIRKQAYAALITY, encoded by the exons atgtttagtaataaaaagaatagttTACCACCAAGGCCTCATTTGCCAAATCATGAACAAATGTTGGAAGATCTTGAAAATGCTGTTGTGGATGATATAGCATTTAAAATCATAA atgatttacatataaaagaatctTATGGTCTGACAAGTATTAACAACTccgatgatatatataagaaagtaAAAACCTATTTGAATACCAAACAGCAATTAAGGCAGTTGGAATGCACTTTGAAAAGAGAAGGACAGCAAATGCAGACAgataatgaagaaataaaaaggctTGCGGATGATATTAGAAAGCAGGCATATGCTGCTCTGATAACATACTAG
- the LOC126857648 gene encoding 40S ribosomal protein S19a-like: MPSVTLKDVDQQKFVKAFAAFLKKTGKMRVPEWVDIVKTAKFKELAPYDPDWYYIRCAALVRHIYIRSPIGVGAVTKIFGGRKRNGTHPSHFCRSAGGVARKALQSLEQLKLIEKAPLGGRKLTSQGRRDLDRIAAQVKAKSKKQLKLQETIAI; the protein is encoded by the exons atGCCATCTGTAACGTTAAAAGACGTGGACCAGCAAAAATTCGTAAAGGCTTTCGCAGCCTTCCTTAAAAA aaCTGGCAAAATGCGTGTGCCAGAGTGGGTGGACATTGTAAAAACGGCCAAATTCAAAGAGTTGGCTCCTTATGATCCTGATTGGTACTACATCAGATGTGCAGCTTTGGTACGTCATATTTATATCCGCAGCCCGATCGGTGTCGGCGCTGTCACCAAGATCTTTGGTGGACGCAAACGTAATGGCACTCATCCCAGTCACTTCTGTCGATCAGCCGGTGGTGTTGCGCGCAAAGCGCTTCAAAGCTTGGAACAGTTGAAGTTGATTGAAAAAGCACCTCTTGGTGGACGTAAATTGACTAGCCAAGGACGCAGAGATTTGGATCGTATTGCTGCACAAGTTAAGGCTAAAAGCAAAAAACAACTTAAACTTCAAGAGACAATTGCAATTTAG
- the LOC126857602 gene encoding exodeoxyribonuclease, with protein MALNLKLYNKPSCIRRLFAFPPVTCTGIIKYLLFTKNKISICHQNELQKQRLILPKLNLRTKIESKKVNEDDSATIKKAKNEPKQMQNKIDTNLEEIDFGCTKPNEEGNNYNLKICTWNVSGIRAVIKKNGMDYIIKEDADIVALQETKCDKDKLPDEVKLPGYHHYFLDSKKPGYCGLALFCKEKPISVKYGLNNSEFDNEGRMITAEYPEFFIVNVYVPNAGQKLVTLPKRLEWNKTFKKYIKELDQKKPVIICGDMNVAHQEIDLKNPKTNTKNAGFTKEERDDMTDFLATGFVDTFRLLYPDKEGAYTFWSYFANSRNKDIGWRLDYFLVSERIKNKVCDNVIRKQVYGSDHCPTILYINV; from the exons ATGGCACTAAATTTAAAGTTGTACAACAAACCAAGCTGTATCAGACGTTTGTTTGCATTTCCTCCAGTCACGTGTACGGGAATTATCAAG tacctgctttttacaaaaaacaaGATTTCAATATGCCACCAAAACGAACTCCAAAAGCAAAg GTTGATACTTCCAAAGTTAAATCTG AGGACAAAAATCGAATcaaaaaaagttaatgaaGATGATTCAGCTACTATAAAAAAGGCAAAAAATGAACCTaaacaaatgcaaaataaGATAGATACAAACCTGGAAGAGATAGATTTTGGATGTACAAAGCCAAATGAGGAAGgcaacaattataatttgaaaatttgtacTTGGAATGTTTCTGGAATCAGGGCTGTTATTAAA aaaaatggaatggattatattatcaaagaaGATGCAGATATAGTTGCTCTACAAGAAACAAAATGTGACAAAGATAAATTGCCAGATGAAGTCAAGTTGCCAGGatatcatcattattttctGGATA GTAAAAAGCCAGGTTATTGTGGGCTTGCTTTGTTCTGTAAAGAAAAGCCGATTTCTGTGAAATATGGCTTAAATAATTCTGAATTTGATAATGAAGGTAGAATGATCACAGCAGAATACccagaattttttattgtcaatgttt atgtgCCGAATGCTGGACAAAAGTTGGTGACATTACCCAAAAGATTGGAATGGAATAAgacatttaagaaatatattaaggaaTTAGATCAAAAAAAGCCTGTAATTATATGCGGTGATATGAATGTGGCTCATCAAGAAATAG ATTTAAAGAATCCTAAAACAAATACTAAAAATGCTGGATTTACCAAGGAAGAACGAGACGATATGACCGATTTTTTAGCTACCGGCTTTGTAGATACCTTTAGGTTATTATATCCTGACAAAGAAGGTGCATATACATTTTGGTCATATTTTGCCAACTCACGTAATAAGGATATCGGGTG gcGATTGGATTATTTCCTAGTATCAGAGCGGATCAAGAACAAAGTGTGTGACAACGTTATAAGGAAACAGGTTTATGGCAGTGATCATTGTCCtacaatactttatattaatgtataa
- the LOC126857559 gene encoding uncharacterized protein LOC126857559 gives MNTKTNSQNVSNSYNGDTIGRNSPSALLVVLAEVASQTLHSETKHIDSLLAAQCKPRTASIKRKESCFTVSQLLSMPISHLVKQFTIFTSDELKRQYSYTCALIPGCQQKYTSFASEEKARASIKSHLEEHLEYLKADKETYDTFTAKSITHKNLKTNLQSKKSRIQQSKKPQETINKKNKDVILEKSTNYLRKILLNDINIKENEKQKCFQNSENKETHNSELKNSDQMDTKVLGDHSYFERLDDKMPNKKGMPSFNNVLDNTRKENIVLMVVGSDSVHMKEYSSVNQKLAENTNCQDSDILYSSDSWSEETLIKNTEISTVTKPKGKAKFIGTSKEEREMALAYIERIKKKGNPTGSNLQCRICDPPRSFTAPTTLVSHYRSHAGIKPYECRICRAVFTRRHSLKYHMLIHQNQTRFTCLDCGKKFRHPSHFREHQRRHTGEAPFGCDDCGQRFKTRNTYKRHLKTRHGKILTTIGEVLHLSEEDFEKVRTNRRKKDCVPEITMNVDNIESNVIVDFGNYHDKTQIVTNSIEEYVLKENIEDINKNLETKGTVQFVDKCLENFEICSESQLKTNGIETEIAIDCKYSDKNNKSVSVEHINGVENGLLQLKNPFYENLKIINNEENHIIYQHNIEDQNKVYDCSNKIQWLEYSEVKCNNETSKEEDEDIIEDTINIDLSEEVHRNKLHVLQESIHNYHKIICNSDMPDKTATYVHLETEQAETTNFDKNNQTCGEKYDEHIIITQNNDMNEKSNEYTYNAENKESAGSNITLCTQITNRDVNILQTVDTVREEIMPQNQDNNILRENECVNESITTDSIETINVSSKNSVKENQTLDQQQVNQCLYIHTDQLNRIIAQSTCINIPLHQTELYGNKQNQLQTKVDNCRKVRILDSNLQAIDIKQPDKQNTILFVSNDHLKNGIFQIDRNSIRYCQSSKKIDNLQS, from the exons ATGAACACCAAAACAAATTCACAAAATGTGTCGAATTCGTACAACGGAG ATACTATTGGAAGGAACAGTCCATCAGCATTGTTAGTAGTGCTAGCAGAAGTTGCGTCTCAAACATTGCATTCAGAAACAAAGCATATTGATTCGTTGCTGGCAGCACAATGTAAACCTAGAACAGCGAGTATTAAACGGAAAGAATCATGCTTTACTGTATCTCAGCTTTTATCTATGCCTATTTCCCATCTTGTTAAgcaatttactatttttacaaGTGACGAGCTCAAAAGACAATATTCTTATACATGTGCATTAATACCTGGCTGTCAACAGAAATATACTAGTTTTGCCAGCGAAGAAAAGGCAAGAGCATCCATTAAAAGTCATTTAGAAGAGCATTTAGAATATCTGAAAGCAGATAAAGAAACct atGATACATTTACAGCAAAAAGTATAACccataagaatttaaaaactaatttacaaagtaaaaaaagtcgGATACAGCAGTCCAAAAAACCTcaagaaacaataaataagaaaaataaagatgtgATATTGGAAAAatctacaaattatttacgtaaaatacttttaaatgatattaatattaaagagaatgagaAGCAGAAATGTTTTCAGAATTCGGAAAATAAGGAAACGCACAATtccgaattaaaaaattctgaccAAATGGATACTAAGGTCCTTGGAGATCATAGTTATTTTGAACGATTAGATGATAAGATGCCTAATAAAAAGGGAATGCcatcttttaataatgtcCTGGATAatacaagaaaagaaaat ATTGTATTGATGGTTGTTGGTAGTGATAGTGTACATATGAAAGAATATTCTTCTGTCAACCAGAAATTAGCAGAAAACACAAATTGTCAAGATTCTGATATTCTCTATTCATCAG atTCATGGTCAGAGGAAACtctgataaaaaatacagaaatatcTACAGTTACTAAACCTAAAGGAAAAGCGAAGTTTATTGGAACGAGTAAGGAAGAGAGGGAAATGGCATTAGCATATATAGAGCGTATTAAGAAGAAAGGCAATCCTACAGGAAGTAATCTACAATGTCGCATTTGCGATCCACCTCGTAGTTTCACCGCGCCTACAACTTTAGTATCTCATTATCGTAGTCACGCTGGAATAAAACCATACGAGTGTCGAATATGTAGAGCAGTTTTCACAAGAAGACACAGTTTGAAATATCATATGTTGATTCATCAAAATCAGACGCGCTTTACGTGTCTAGATTGTGGAAAGAAGTTTAGACATCCATCACACTTTAGGGAACATCAACGTAGACACACTGGAGAAGCCCCATTTGGATGTGACGATTGTGGACAACG GTTCAAAACAAGAAATACGTATAAACGTCATTTAAAAACACGACACGGTAAAATTCTTACAACAATTGGTGAAGTTTTGCATCTTTCTGAAGAAGACTTTGAAAAAGTTCGGACCAatcgaagaaagaaagattgtgTCCCAGAGATTACAATGAATGTCGATAATATCGAATCCAATGTGATTGTAGATTTTGGAAATTACCATGACAAAACGCAAATTGTTACAAATTCAATAGAAGAATATGTTCTGAAAGAGAATATTgaggatattaataaaaatttggaaacaAAAGGTACTGTACAATTTGTTGATAAATGTCTtgagaattttgaaatttgttcAGAATCTCAATTGAAGACTAATGGTATAGAGACTGAAATAGCTATAGACTGTAAATAttccgataaaaataataaaagtgtcAGTGTGGAACATATCAATGGTGTAGAAAATGGCCtgctacaattaaaaaatcctttttacgaaaatttaaaaataatcaataatgaagaaaatcaCATTATTTATCAACATAACATCGAAGATCAGAACAAAGTTTATGATTGCAGCAACAAGATACAATGGCTTGAATATTCTgaagtaaaatgtaataatgagACTTCAAAAGAAGAAGATGAAGATATAATAGaggatacaataaatatagatcTTTCAGAAGAGGTAcacagaaataaattacatgtgTTGCAAGAATCTATACACAATTATCACAAAATCATATGCAATAGTGATATGCCAGATAAAACCGCAACATATGTGCATTTAGAAACTGAACAAGCAGAAACTacaaatttcgataaaaataaccAAACATGTGgtgaaaaatatgatgaacacattattattacacaaaaCAATGACATGAATGAAAAATCTAATGAATATACTTATAATGCTGAAAATAAAGAATCTGCAGGaagtaatataactttatgtaCACAGATAACGAATAGAGATGTTAACATTCTGCAAACAGTCGATACAGTTAGAGAAGAGATTATGCCACAAaatcaagataataatatacttcGAGAAAACGAATGTGTAAATGAATCTATTACGACTGATTCAATAGAAACCATAAATGTCTcttcaaaaaattctgttaaagAAAATCAGACACTTGATCAACAACAAGTTAatcaatgtttatatatacatactgaTCAGTTAAATAGGATAATCGCGCAAAGTACATGTATAAACATACCTCTACATCAAACCGAATTATATGGCAATAAACAAAATCAGTTGCAAACAAAAGTAGATAATTGTAGGAAAGTTCGAATTTTAGACAGTAATTTACAAGCAATTGACATAAAGCAACCTGACAAGCaaaatacgattttatttgtatctaaTGATCATTTGAAGAATGGCATTTTTCAAATTGACAGAAATAGTATCAGATACTGTCAAAGTTCTAAAAAGATAGACAATTTACAAAGttaa
- the LOC126857617 gene encoding uncharacterized protein LOC126857617, translating into MEESYRPVSFVEGSETGDAQREKSDERETEHRLEQLRKATDRIQKEIEEVTEREHELRNVGSIKTISHETVDSKVRRMPQALASGKLKRTTSTPQILEAVSLSASSMPKMTNGVISTRTTPTPLRFASVPSQKGLMHRFLATRGKIYKNKSGSNDSLSPPITPTITLNPLSIKAFNRTLEIQLEPDNEPKKPLARKGYVPVEQKIQKELNDMKERENELRLMRSQMLAKSQPNLLDIGNDNDSDIYDGSNSLRSGASTNTLNEDEIEREHKGKHKPNPRRRNTLIAQWESLIAANRESLEKNNENDSYF; encoded by the exons ATGGAG gAATCATATCGACCGGTATCGTTCGTCGAAGGAAGTGAAACTGGAGATGCACAACGAGAGAAGAGCGACGAAAGAGAG ACAGAACATAGATTGGAGCAGTTGAGGAAAGCGACGGATAGAATACAAAAGGAGATCGAAGAAGTCACCGAAAGGGAACACGAATTGCGGAACGTGGGTAGCATTAAGACTATATCTCACGAGACAGTGGATTCAAAg GTGCGTCGCATGCCGCAAGCTCTAGCCTCGGGCAAGTTGAAAAGAACAACTTCGACACCGCAGATTCTGGAGGCAGTCAGTCTATCGGCAAGTTCGATGCCAAAGATGACAAACGGCGTGATATCTACCCGGACAACACCAACACCGTTGCGTTTCGCGAGTGTGCCAAGCCAGAAAGGTTTGATGCACAGATTTCTGGCCACACGaggaaagatttataaaaacaaatcggGCAGCAATGACAGCTTGAGTCCACCAATAACACCTACTATCACACTCAATCCCTTAAGTATCAAAGCCTTTAATAGAACATTGGAGATACAATTGGAGCCGGACAATGAGCCAAAGAAACCATTGGCGAGGAAAGGATATGTTCCTGTCGAACAGAAAATTCAGAAGGAGTTAAACGATATGAAGGAACGAGAGAACGAGTTAAG atTGATGAGATCGCAGATGTTGGCCAAGTCTCAGCCAAATCTACTCGATATAGGGAACGATAATGATTCCGATATTTACGACGGCTCCAATTCTCTTAGAAGTGGCGCTTCCACTAACACTCTGAATGAAGATGAAATTGAAAGAGAACATAAGGGGAAACATAAA CCTAATCCACGACGTCGTAATACGCTCATCGCCCAGTGGGAGAGTCTGATAGCCGCCAACAGAGAGTCTCTCGAGAAAAACAACGAAAATGATAGCTATTTCTGA